In Duganella zoogloeoides, a single genomic region encodes these proteins:
- a CDS encoding glutathione S-transferase N-terminal domain-containing protein, with the protein MMVLYSGTTCPFSQRCRLVLFEKGMDFEVRDVDLFNKPEDISTMNPYGQVPILVERELILYESNIINEYIDERFPHPQLMPADPLMRARARLMLFNFEKELFVHVHVLESERAKGNDKSHDKARAEIRDRLTTLAPLFLKNKYMLGDEFSMLDVAVAPLLWRLDHYGIELSKTAAPLMKYAERIFSRPAYIEALTPSEKVMRR; encoded by the coding sequence ATGATGGTTCTCTACTCGGGCACGACGTGCCCATTTTCGCAACGTTGCCGCCTGGTGCTGTTTGAAAAAGGCATGGACTTCGAAGTACGCGACGTTGACCTGTTCAACAAGCCGGAAGACATTTCGACCATGAACCCGTACGGCCAGGTGCCGATCCTGGTCGAACGCGAACTGATCCTGTACGAATCGAACATCATCAACGAATACATCGACGAGCGCTTCCCGCACCCGCAGCTGATGCCGGCCGATCCGCTGATGCGCGCGCGTGCCCGCCTGATGCTGTTCAACTTCGAGAAAGAGCTGTTCGTCCACGTGCACGTGCTCGAGAGCGAACGCGCCAAGGGCAACGACAAGAGCCACGACAAGGCCCGCGCCGAAATCCGCGACCGCCTGACCACGCTCGCGCCGCTGTTCCTGAAGAACAAGTACATGCTCGGCGACGAATTCTCGATGCTGGACGTGGCCGTGGCTCCGCTGCTGTGGCGCCTGGATCACTACGGCATCGAACTGTCGAAGACCGCCGCGCCGCTGATGAAATACGCCGAGCGTATCTTCTCGCGCCCGGCCTACATCGAAGCGCTGACCCCGTCCGAAAAAGTGATGCGTCGTTAA
- a CDS encoding ClpXP protease specificity-enhancing factor: MSEISTKPYMLRAIYEWCTDSGYTPYLAVKVDASTTVPMEYVKKGEIVLNISFGATSGLKMDNDAIRFHARFGGVSREIYVPVNNVMAIYANENGQGMAFEPQLGGSDASAGQSSPVVEEPSAPALASVPSIAPAPAPASTAKPDDGASPDDDNDPPRKGGRPTLTRIK, encoded by the coding sequence ATGTCCGAAATCTCAACCAAGCCTTACATGCTGCGCGCCATCTACGAATGGTGCACCGATAGCGGCTATACGCCCTACCTGGCCGTCAAGGTCGACGCTTCGACCACGGTCCCGATGGAATACGTGAAAAAAGGCGAAATCGTCCTCAACATCAGCTTCGGCGCCACGTCCGGCCTGAAAATGGACAACGACGCCATCCGCTTCCACGCCCGCTTCGGTGGCGTCTCGCGCGAAATCTACGTGCCGGTCAACAACGTGATGGCGATCTACGCCAACGAAAACGGCCAGGGCATGGCGTTCGAGCCGCAACTCGGCGGCAGCGATGCGTCCGCCGGACAATCGTCGCCCGTGGTGGAAGAACCAAGCGCCCCGGCACTCGCCTCCGTCCCGTCGATCGCCCCTGCACCAGCCCCGGCGTCGACCGCCAAGCCGGACGACGGCGCATCGCCCGACGACGACAACGACCCACCACGCAAGGGCGGTCGCCCGACCCTGACGCGGATTAAATAG